A window from Cytobacillus sp. FSL H8-0458 encodes these proteins:
- the hisG gene encoding ATP phosphoribosyltransferase, which produces MSDVLTIAMPKGRIFEEAAELLRRAGFQLPPEFDDSRKLIIDVPEENFRFILAKPMDVPTYVEHGVADLGIAGKDVMLEEERDVYELLDLKISACYLAVAGLPNTRLNDVAPKIATKYPQIAAAYFREQGEQVEIIKLNGSIELAPMIGLADRIVDIVSTGRTLKENGLVEYETIVGITSRLIVNPVSYRIKDERISELVDRLTEVISGEEISS; this is translated from the coding sequence ATGAGTGACGTTTTAACGATTGCGATGCCAAAGGGCCGCATTTTTGAGGAAGCAGCTGAACTGCTCCGCCGTGCAGGCTTTCAATTGCCGCCGGAATTTGATGATTCACGAAAATTAATAATCGATGTGCCGGAAGAGAATTTCCGCTTTATCCTGGCAAAGCCGATGGATGTGCCAACCTATGTGGAGCATGGTGTTGCAGACCTTGGGATTGCCGGAAAGGACGTAATGCTTGAAGAAGAGCGGGATGTCTACGAGCTTCTGGACTTAAAAATCAGTGCCTGCTATCTAGCTGTTGCGGGACTGCCAAATACCAGACTGAATGATGTTGCTCCTAAAATTGCGACAAAGTATCCGCAGATTGCAGCAGCCTATTTCCGTGAGCAGGGAGAGCAAGTGGAAATCATTAAACTGAACGGCTCCATAGAGCTTGCTCCGATGATCGGGCTGGCGGACCGGATCGTTGATATCGTATCAACCGGACGAACGCTGAAAGAGAACGGGCTCGTTGAATATGAAACCATTGTTGGAATCACTTCCAGATTGATCGTCAATCCTGTCAGCTACCGCATAAAGGATGAACGCATCAGCGAGCTGGTTGACCGGCTGACAGAAGTTATTTCAGGAGAAGAAATAAGCTCTTAA